From Streptomyces sp. NBC_00370, a single genomic window includes:
- a CDS encoding TetR family transcriptional regulator, which translates to MTVGQPVGLRARKKQRTRDALLRAALEFFTTRGYEQTTVDEIADAVEVSQRTFFRYFASKEEVAFDVVSTVEGEFVAALRQRPAHEGPFEAMRNAVAVGWDRVDEAIMAVVPVELYMRTYQMIESTPALLAIHLRRASVLEDEIARLVADRAGLDMDTDPRPRVAVAAFTGVLRLAGRLWGQGSDPSLEALRALTEGYLDQLAPSLTGEWGHARPKPYMRGGQAS; encoded by the coding sequence GTGACTGTCGGGCAGCCTGTAGGGCTGCGCGCCCGCAAGAAGCAGCGCACTCGCGACGCCCTGCTGCGCGCCGCGCTCGAATTCTTCACCACCCGCGGGTACGAACAGACAACGGTCGATGAAATCGCCGATGCCGTCGAGGTCTCGCAGCGTACGTTCTTCCGCTACTTCGCCAGCAAGGAGGAGGTCGCCTTCGACGTCGTCTCGACGGTCGAGGGGGAGTTCGTCGCGGCGCTGCGGCAACGGCCCGCCCACGAGGGCCCGTTCGAGGCGATGCGCAACGCCGTCGCCGTCGGCTGGGACCGCGTGGACGAGGCGATCATGGCCGTCGTCCCGGTCGAGCTGTACATGCGGACGTACCAGATGATCGAGTCGACGCCCGCGCTGCTCGCCATCCATCTGCGCCGCGCCAGCGTGCTGGAGGACGAGATCGCCCGGCTCGTCGCCGACCGCGCGGGTCTCGACATGGACACCGATCCGCGGCCACGGGTCGCCGTCGCCGCCTTCACCGGCGTGCTCAGACTGGCGGGCCGGCTCTGGGGACAGGGCAGCGATCCGAGTCTGGAGGCGCTGCGCGCGCTGACGGAGGGTTATCTGGACCAGCTGGCCCCCTCGCTCACCGGCGAGTGGGGACATGCCCGGCCGAAGCCGTATATGCGCGGCGGACAGGCGTCGTAG
- a CDS encoding alpha/beta hydrolase, with amino-acid sequence MTSFSPTSALTVWRTLLALAVVFVMLATTGWTAVQQQRGPGEPLEAALAAWRRATAGGSQRLPDPAAPPKRLAAFFGSLTAAEQTRLADRFPLVVGNLNGAPVTLRYRANRRALDQARRIETRRMRDARLSADGRSDAGRTMRRYESLLRGKRQILAFDPSGKGRAAEVFGDLDSARRVSVVVPGVDTDLLSFEKFNDKKYTAPVGMAESLYAAERAAAPDTHTAVIAWGDYTAPAGLGMDAATGKLAENGAVRLSALTGALPGRSSVSLFCHSYGSVVCGVAADQLPSRVADVAVAGSPGMRVADARQLHTDARVWAMRDSDDWIEDVPHLDFAGLGHGADPMARGFGARVISAAGARGHGGYFEPGTESVGNFAEIGVGAYAAVTCAHGGSACRSGIRGAGES; translated from the coding sequence GTGACTTCCTTCAGCCCCACCTCCGCCCTCACCGTGTGGCGCACCCTGCTCGCGCTCGCCGTGGTGTTCGTGATGCTGGCAACGACCGGCTGGACCGCTGTACAGCAGCAACGCGGCCCTGGTGAACCCTTGGAGGCCGCCTTGGCCGCGTGGCGCAGGGCGACGGCCGGCGGCAGCCAGCGGCTGCCCGACCCCGCCGCCCCGCCGAAGCGCCTCGCGGCCTTCTTCGGCTCCCTGACCGCCGCCGAACAGACACGACTCGCCGACCGCTTCCCGCTGGTCGTCGGCAATCTCAACGGCGCTCCCGTCACCCTGCGCTACCGCGCCAACCGGCGCGCCCTCGACCAGGCACGCAGGATCGAGACGCGCCGGATGCGCGACGCGAGGCTGTCGGCCGACGGCCGCAGCGACGCCGGGCGCACGATGCGCCGCTACGAGTCGCTGCTGCGCGGCAAGCGGCAGATCCTCGCCTTCGACCCCTCCGGCAAGGGCCGGGCCGCCGAGGTCTTCGGGGACCTGGACAGCGCCCGGCGCGTCTCGGTCGTTGTCCCCGGTGTCGACACGGACCTGCTGTCGTTCGAGAAGTTCAACGACAAGAAGTACACGGCGCCCGTGGGCATGGCCGAGTCGCTGTACGCGGCCGAGCGCGCCGCGGCGCCCGACACGCACACCGCCGTGATCGCCTGGGGCGACTACACCGCGCCCGCCGGGCTCGGCATGGACGCGGCCACCGGCAAGCTCGCGGAGAACGGCGCGGTACGGCTGTCGGCGCTCACCGGCGCGCTGCCTGGCCGGTCGAGCGTCTCGCTGTTCTGCCACAGCTACGGCTCCGTGGTGTGCGGCGTGGCGGCCGACCAGCTGCCGTCCAGGGTCGCCGACGTGGCCGTGGCCGGCAGCCCGGGGATGCGGGTGGCGGACGCCCGCCAGTTGCACACCGACGCCCGGGTCTGGGCCATGCGCGACAGCGACGACTGGATCGAGGACGTGCCGCACCTGGACTTCGCCGGGCTCGGCCACGGCGCCGACCCGATGGCACGCGGCTTCGGCGCCCGGGTCATCTCGGCGGCCGGCGCGCGTGGTCACGGCGGCTACTTCGAACCCGGTACGGAGAGCGTCGGCAACTTCGCCGAGATCGGCGTCGGCGCGTACGCGGCGGTGACATGTGCCCACGGAGGCAGCGCGTGCCGCAGTGGAATCCGTGGTGCGGGAGAGAGCTGA
- a CDS encoding DUF4429 domain-containing protein, with protein sequence MGDVLAGIHTTWEFEGDSVLVRFERGIRTPKLLQTLRERRIPHKALSSVTLSPGKRGTVVLHAVPRPGADPLMDAAAGQLKESCDPYRLVVPAGRETLAEYYADELRAVLTRTAGSADPGTDEPEPAERYLVTAPEAPLLFKAYDGKASFDGSRVTFRWFWTGASSAKWKAGDQSFHVAELRGVEWRSPEVFDGHLRLLRRGDGEADAPDPERPGQADHDPAAVVFGLGYGPVHESLPFAAAVLAAVRGAGRSPVPVPATAGNARGPAAVAERIRHLGELHRAGLVTDAEFSAKKAELLAEL encoded by the coding sequence ATGGGTGATGTGCTGGCCGGAATTCATACCACCTGGGAGTTCGAGGGCGACTCCGTGCTCGTCCGCTTCGAAAGAGGGATACGCACGCCGAAGCTCCTCCAGACCCTCCGCGAACGCCGCATCCCCCACAAGGCGTTGTCGTCGGTCACCCTCTCCCCGGGCAAACGCGGAACCGTCGTACTGCACGCCGTGCCACGGCCGGGCGCCGACCCGCTGATGGACGCGGCGGCGGGGCAGCTCAAGGAGAGCTGCGACCCGTACCGGCTGGTGGTCCCCGCGGGGCGCGAGACGCTCGCCGAGTACTACGCCGACGAGCTGCGGGCCGTGCTCACCAGGACCGCCGGGTCGGCGGACCCGGGTACGGACGAGCCTGAGCCCGCCGAGCGCTATCTGGTGACGGCGCCCGAAGCGCCGCTGCTGTTCAAGGCGTACGACGGCAAGGCCTCCTTCGACGGCAGCCGGGTCACCTTCCGGTGGTTCTGGACGGGCGCCTCGTCCGCCAAGTGGAAAGCCGGCGACCAGAGTTTCCACGTCGCCGAACTGCGCGGGGTCGAGTGGCGCTCCCCCGAGGTCTTCGACGGCCATCTGCGGCTGCTGCGGCGCGGCGACGGCGAGGCGGACGCGCCGGACCCCGAACGGCCGGGCCAGGCCGACCACGACCCGGCGGCGGTGGTGTTCGGGCTCGGCTACGGCCCCGTCCACGAGTCGCTGCCGTTCGCCGCCGCCGTACTGGCCGCCGTACGGGGCGCGGGCCGCAGCCCGGTGCCCGTCCCCGCGACGGCGGGCAACGCGCGCGGCCCCGCCGCTGTCGCCGAGCGGATCCGGCATCTGGGCGAGCTGCACCGGGCGGGGCTCGTGACGGACGCCGAGTTCAGCGCGAAGAAGGCCGAACTGCTCGCCGAGCTGTGA
- a CDS encoding response regulator yields the protein MTIRVIIVDDQAMVRAGFAALLSAQADIDVVGEAPDGRRGIEVSRATHPDVVLMDVRMPELDGLAAARELLDPPAGVVHLPKVLMLTTFDVDDYVYEALRAGASGFLLKDAPPADLIAAVRVVAAGDALLAPSVTRRLIADFTQRRPVQRKDPALRLHGLTPRETEVLELIARGLSNLEIAADLVVAEQTVKTHVGRVLAKLDLRDRAQAVVFAYESGLVTPGAAN from the coding sequence TTGACCATTCGCGTGATCATCGTCGACGACCAGGCCATGGTGCGCGCCGGTTTCGCCGCGCTGCTGTCGGCGCAGGCCGACATCGACGTGGTGGGCGAGGCGCCGGACGGCAGGCGCGGCATCGAGGTCAGCCGTGCCACCCACCCGGACGTGGTGCTGATGGACGTGCGGATGCCGGAGCTGGACGGACTCGCCGCCGCACGGGAGCTGTTGGACCCGCCGGCCGGGGTGGTCCATCTGCCGAAGGTGCTGATGCTGACCACCTTCGACGTGGACGACTACGTCTACGAGGCGCTGCGCGCCGGCGCCTCGGGCTTTCTGCTGAAGGACGCGCCGCCCGCCGATCTGATCGCCGCCGTACGGGTCGTGGCGGCCGGTGACGCGCTGCTCGCGCCGTCCGTGACCCGGCGGCTGATCGCGGACTTCACCCAGCGGCGCCCCGTCCAGCGCAAGGACCCGGCCCTGCGGCTGCACGGCCTCACCCCGCGCGAGACCGAGGTGCTGGAGCTGATCGCCAGGGGGCTCTCCAACCTGGAGATCGCCGCCGATCTGGTGGTCGCCGAGCAGACGGTGAAGACCCATGTCGGCCGGGTCCTGGCCAAGCTGGATCTGCGGGACCGCGCCCAGGCCGTCGTGTTCGCCTACGAGTCGGGACTGGTCACCCCCGGCGCCGCGAACTGA
- a CDS encoding alpha/beta hydrolase: MRRRTRTLAAAVLTAIVVGGTAGWAFTGTQTPVTGPPPGTASWRADTSLGRALPDPVTSTPRQTAAFFADLTAAQRQQLVRRHASVVGNLDGAPPALRYEANALAIRAGHDPRYRHLAAAGRQILAFDPRGRGQVAEVFGDLTKIQHVSVVVPGSDIDASTFDRTKDRDGALAGMARSLRAATGDRTAVVAWAGYTTPVGLGLDAATGRLADAGADRLTRFTRGLEAAGVAEPALFCHSYGSVVCGLAAHEVRVSDIVVFGSPGMRAHNEAQLHTRARVWAAKDPSDWISKVPNVELAGLGHGADPTDPDFGARRVDASDAHGHTGYLAPGTASLRAFAAIAEGHVR, encoded by the coding sequence ATGCGCCGTCGCACGAGGACACTGGCCGCCGCCGTACTGACGGCGATCGTGGTCGGGGGTACGGCCGGATGGGCCTTCACCGGCACGCAGACCCCGGTGACAGGCCCGCCTCCCGGGACTGCTTCATGGCGCGCCGACACCTCGCTCGGCAGGGCGCTCCCCGACCCCGTCACCTCGACGCCCCGTCAGACGGCCGCGTTCTTCGCGGACTTGACGGCCGCACAGCGGCAGCAGCTGGTACGGCGGCACGCGTCGGTCGTCGGCAATCTCGACGGCGCGCCGCCCGCCCTGCGCTACGAGGCCAACGCCCTTGCCATCAGGGCCGGTCACGACCCGCGCTACCGGCACCTGGCCGCTGCGGGCCGACAGATCCTGGCCTTCGACCCGCGCGGTCGCGGTCAAGTCGCCGAGGTGTTCGGCGACCTGACGAAGATTCAGCATGTGTCGGTGGTGGTGCCGGGATCCGACATCGACGCGTCCACCTTCGACCGTACGAAGGACCGCGACGGCGCGCTGGCGGGGATGGCGCGCTCGCTGCGGGCCGCGACGGGAGACCGTACCGCCGTGGTCGCCTGGGCCGGTTATACGACGCCGGTGGGGCTGGGTCTCGACGCGGCGACCGGCCGGCTCGCCGACGCGGGCGCCGACCGGCTGACCCGGTTCACCCGGGGGCTCGAAGCGGCGGGCGTGGCGGAACCCGCGCTGTTCTGCCACAGCTACGGTTCGGTCGTCTGCGGCCTCGCCGCCCACGAGGTGCGCGTCAGCGACATCGTCGTGTTCGGCTCGCCCGGCATGCGGGCGCACAACGAGGCGCAGTTGCACACCCGCGCCCGGGTGTGGGCCGCCAAGGACCCGTCCGACTGGATCTCGAAGGTGCCCAACGTCGAACTGGCCGGGCTCGGCCACGGCGCCGACCCGACGGACCCGGACTTCGGCGCCCGCAGGGTCGACGCGTCGGACGCGCACGGGCACACCGGCTATCTGGCGCCGGGCACCGCGTCGCTCAGGGCCTTCGCGGCCATCGCCGAGGGGCACGTCCGATGA
- a CDS encoding aldo/keto reductase: protein MSDNKLPTVRLGTDGPEAGIQGLGCMGMSQSYGPTDVEEARATLERALELGVTLYDTADAYGAGENEKFIAPFVQAHRDEIVLATKFSLGTDPTDPTKRTIRNDRPYLRQCVEGSLKRLGVEAIDLYYMHRRDVNVPIEDTVGAMAELVAEGKVKHLGLSEVTASELRTAQAVHPIAALQSEWSLFSRDIEDSVIGAAVDLGVGLVPYSPLGRGFLTGSFVSADKELGADDFRRQQPRFTGDNAAANAALLAPVRKVAEGHNASLGQIALAWVQQRAARYGLAVVPIPGTRKRSRIEENIAATRIVLTESELELLEPIAGQVVGGRYADMAFTSAGRE from the coding sequence ATGAGCGACAACAAGCTCCCCACCGTACGGCTCGGCACCGATGGTCCCGAGGCCGGCATCCAGGGGCTCGGCTGCATGGGCATGAGCCAGTCCTACGGCCCGACCGACGTCGAGGAGGCGCGGGCCACCCTGGAGCGCGCCCTGGAACTGGGTGTGACGCTGTACGACACCGCCGACGCCTACGGCGCGGGCGAGAACGAGAAGTTCATCGCGCCGTTCGTCCAGGCGCACCGCGACGAGATCGTCCTCGCGACGAAGTTCTCGCTGGGCACCGACCCGACCGACCCGACGAAGCGGACCATCCGCAACGACCGGCCATATCTGCGCCAGTGCGTCGAGGGCAGCCTCAAGCGCCTGGGCGTGGAGGCGATCGACCTGTACTACATGCACCGCAGGGACGTGAACGTCCCGATCGAGGACACCGTCGGCGCCATGGCCGAGCTGGTGGCCGAGGGCAAGGTCAAGCACTTGGGGCTGAGCGAGGTCACCGCCTCCGAGCTGCGTACGGCGCAGGCCGTGCACCCGATCGCCGCCCTGCAGTCCGAGTGGTCGCTGTTCAGCCGGGACATCGAGGACAGCGTCATCGGTGCGGCGGTCGACCTCGGCGTCGGGCTCGTGCCGTACTCGCCGCTCGGCCGCGGCTTCCTGACCGGCTCGTTCGTCAGCGCCGACAAGGAGCTGGGGGCCGACGACTTCCGCCGGCAGCAGCCCCGGTTCACCGGGGACAACGCGGCGGCGAACGCCGCGCTGCTGGCGCCGGTGCGCAAGGTCGCCGAGGGGCACAACGCCTCCCTCGGGCAGATCGCGTTGGCCTGGGTGCAGCAGCGGGCCGCGCGGTACGGGCTGGCCGTCGTCCCCATCCCGGGGACGCGTAAGCGCAGCCGGATCGAGGAGAACATCGCCGCCACCCGGATCGTCCTCACGGAGAGCGAGCTGGAGCTGCTGGAGCCGATCGCCGGGCAGGTCGTGGGCGGCCGGTACGCCGACATGGCGTTCACGTCGGCGGGCCGCGAGTAG
- a CDS encoding MerR family transcriptional regulator has protein sequence MTLIESSPAPTQDRTDICVSAPLAHPRPDGQDRYTISEVAAITGLTAHTLRWYERIGLMPHVDRSNTGQRRFSNRDLDWLAFVSKLRLTGMPVADMVRYAELIRIGEDTFEERQELLERTRRDVLHRIAELHDTVAVLDHKISFYAGARTAPERV, from the coding sequence ATGACGTTGATCGAGAGCAGCCCCGCGCCGACCCAGGACCGGACCGACATCTGCGTATCGGCGCCCCTCGCGCATCCGCGCCCGGACGGCCAGGACCGCTACACGATCAGCGAGGTCGCCGCGATCACCGGACTCACGGCGCACACCCTGCGCTGGTACGAGCGGATCGGGCTGATGCCGCACGTCGACAGGTCCAACACCGGCCAGCGCCGGTTCAGCAACCGTGACCTGGACTGGCTCGCCTTCGTCAGCAAACTCCGGCTGACCGGGATGCCCGTGGCGGACATGGTCCGTTACGCCGAGCTGATCCGGATCGGCGAAGACACCTTCGAGGAGCGGCAGGAACTGCTGGAGCGGACCCGGCGCGACGTACTGCACCGGATCGCCGAGCTGCACGACACCGTCGCCGTGCTCGACCACAAGATCAGTTTTTACGCGGGCGCGCGCACCGCGCCGGAGAGGGTCTGA
- a CDS encoding GNAT family N-acetyltransferase, with translation MTAARRADPADAGELVRLRTIMLNSLKPSTDTGWQPAAVRALRERLADPAGDLAAFVVDGPDRTGVLAACAVGVVEHRLGSPENPAGTTGHVFSVATDPAMRRRGYSRACMRALLGWYEERGVRRIDLHASPEGEPLYASLGFARTPAPAMRLTL, from the coding sequence ATGACTGCTGCACGCCGCGCGGATCCGGCGGACGCCGGGGAACTGGTACGTCTGCGCACGATCATGCTGAATTCGCTGAAGCCTTCGACCGATACCGGCTGGCAGCCGGCCGCCGTCCGGGCGCTGCGCGAGCGACTGGCCGACCCGGCCGGGGATCTCGCCGCGTTCGTCGTGGACGGTCCGGACCGTACAGGGGTGCTCGCCGCGTGCGCCGTCGGGGTGGTGGAGCACCGGCTCGGCAGCCCCGAGAACCCCGCGGGCACCACCGGCCACGTCTTCAGCGTCGCCACCGACCCGGCGATGCGCAGGCGCGGCTACTCACGTGCCTGTATGCGGGCGCTGCTGGGGTGGTACGAGGAGCGCGGCGTCCGCAGGATCGATCTGCACGCCTCACCCGAGGGCGAGCCGCTGTACGCCTCCCTGGGCTTCGCCCGCACCCCGGCTCCCGCCATGCGGCTGACGCTCTAG
- a CDS encoding serine hydrolase domain-containing protein: MESLALIENWPVPNAAAAVVRADGTVVGTHGPTSRAFPLASVTKPLAAYAALVAYEEGAVELDEPAGPEGSTVRHLLAHSSGLAFDEHRATSTPGTRRLYSNAGFEVLGDHIAKATEIPFADYVHQAVLEPLGMVSTSVAGSPAKDGVSTVDDLVRFAAELQTPRLLDPRTVLEATTVVFPGLSGVLPGYGNQKNNDWGLGFEIRDAKSPHWTGSSSSPRTFGHFGQSGTFLWADPEAGAACVALADRDFGPWAVQAWPSFTDAVLAELAAGA, from the coding sequence ATGGAGAGCCTGGCACTCATCGAGAACTGGCCCGTGCCGAACGCGGCGGCGGCCGTCGTACGGGCCGACGGCACCGTCGTCGGGACGCACGGTCCGACGTCGCGGGCGTTCCCGCTCGCTTCCGTGACGAAGCCGCTCGCCGCGTACGCCGCGCTGGTCGCCTACGAGGAAGGTGCCGTCGAGCTGGACGAACCGGCGGGGCCCGAGGGGTCGACCGTCCGCCATCTGCTCGCGCACAGCAGCGGTCTGGCCTTCGACGAGCACCGCGCGACGAGCACGCCGGGCACCCGCAGGCTCTACTCGAACGCCGGCTTCGAAGTCCTCGGCGACCACATCGCCAAGGCGACCGAGATCCCGTTCGCCGACTATGTGCACCAGGCGGTGCTCGAACCGCTCGGGATGGTGTCGACGTCCGTCGCCGGCTCCCCCGCCAAGGACGGCGTCTCGACCGTCGACGACCTGGTGCGCTTCGCCGCCGAACTCCAGACGCCCCGGCTGCTGGATCCGCGTACGGTCCTGGAGGCGACGACCGTCGTCTTCCCCGGGCTCAGCGGGGTGCTGCCGGGTTACGGCAACCAGAAGAACAACGACTGGGGGCTCGGCTTCGAGATCAGGGACGCCAAGTCCCCGCACTGGACGGGCAGTTCGTCCTCGCCGCGCACCTTCGGGCACTTCGGCCAGTCCGGTACGTTCCTGTGGGCCGACCCGGAGGCGGGCGCCGCGTGCGTGGCGCTGGCCGACCGGGACTTCGGGCCGTGGGCGGTGCAGGCCTGGCCGTCGTTCACCGACGCCGTGCTCGCCGAACTGGCCGCAGGCGCCTGA
- a CDS encoding pirin family protein: MITVRYAEDRYLGGDADRGIETLHAFSFGRFYEPDNLRFGAVLACNEEWLAPGAGFDEHPHSHTEIVTWVVEGELTHRDSAGNATVVRPGDVQRLSSGGGVRHVERNDGTGQLVFVQMWLAPLEPGGAPAYEIVRGIADSTPYALPQAGAMLHVRRLQEGERAAVPDAAYVYVHVVRGSLWLGEEELESGDSARITDARGIEVTAGAAAEVLVWEMAG; the protein is encoded by the coding sequence GTGATTACTGTGCGGTACGCAGAGGACCGTTATCTCGGAGGCGATGCGGACCGGGGCATCGAGACCCTGCACGCCTTCTCCTTCGGCCGTTTCTACGAGCCGGACAATCTCCGCTTCGGCGCCGTGCTCGCCTGCAACGAGGAATGGCTGGCGCCGGGCGCCGGGTTCGACGAACACCCGCACAGCCACACCGAGATCGTCACCTGGGTCGTCGAAGGGGAGCTGACCCACCGGGACTCGGCGGGCAACGCCACCGTCGTACGGCCGGGCGACGTCCAGCGGCTCAGCTCGGGCGGCGGGGTACGGCATGTCGAACGCAACGACGGCACGGGCCAGTTGGTCTTCGTACAGATGTGGCTCGCCCCGCTGGAGCCGGGCGGCGCACCGGCGTACGAGATCGTGCGCGGCATCGCCGACTCCACGCCGTACGCACTCCCGCAGGCCGGTGCGATGCTCCACGTACGCCGGTTGCAGGAGGGCGAGCGGGCGGCCGTGCCGGACGCCGCGTACGTCTACGTCCATGTCGTGCGCGGCAGTCTGTGGCTGGGCGAGGAGGAGCTGGAATCGGGCGACTCGGCCCGGATCACGGACGCGCGGGGCATCGAGGTGACGGCCGGTGCGGCGGCCGAGGTGCTCGTCTGGGAGATGGCGGGCTGA
- a CDS encoding PucR family transcriptional regulator translates to MPEPANEAHEHSATLRRLEQSSGRLAANAIALMDQTLPWYRAMPPENRSWIGLVAQAGIAAFTEWFRHPEAPQAISTDVFGTAPRELTRAITLRQTVEMVRTTIQVMETAIEEVAAPGDESVLREALLVYAREIAFATAQVYAQAAEARGAWDARLESLVVNAVLSGEADEGAVSRAAALGWNSPEHVCVLLGTAPDGDSELTVEAIRRAARHAKLQVLTGVLGDRLVVIAGGSDNPLQVAKALIGPYAAGPVVAGPVVPDLLAATKSAQAAAAGLKACAAWQDAPRPVLADDLLPERAIASDPAARVQLVEEIYRPLEEAGSALLETLSVYLEQASSLEGAARMLFVHPNTVRYRLRRVTDVTGWSPSDVRSAFTLRIALILGRLAALESKS, encoded by the coding sequence GTGCCTGAACCCGCGAACGAAGCCCATGAGCACTCCGCGACGCTGCGCCGCCTCGAGCAGTCCTCCGGCCGGCTGGCCGCGAACGCCATCGCGCTCATGGACCAGACGCTGCCGTGGTACCGGGCGATGCCGCCGGAGAACCGCTCGTGGATCGGTCTCGTCGCCCAGGCCGGTATCGCCGCCTTCACCGAGTGGTTCCGGCATCCGGAGGCGCCGCAGGCCATTTCGACCGACGTCTTCGGCACGGCGCCGCGCGAGCTGACCCGGGCCATCACGCTGCGGCAGACCGTGGAGATGGTGCGGACCACGATCCAGGTCATGGAGACCGCCATCGAGGAGGTCGCCGCACCGGGCGACGAGTCCGTGCTGCGCGAGGCGCTGCTGGTCTACGCCCGGGAGATCGCCTTCGCGACGGCCCAGGTCTACGCGCAGGCCGCCGAGGCGCGGGGGGCGTGGGACGCGCGGCTGGAGTCCCTGGTCGTGAACGCCGTGCTGTCGGGCGAGGCCGACGAGGGCGCCGTCTCGCGGGCGGCGGCGCTGGGCTGGAACTCCCCGGAGCATGTCTGCGTGCTGCTCGGCACGGCGCCCGACGGGGACAGCGAGCTGACCGTCGAGGCGATCAGGCGGGCCGCCAGGCACGCCAAGCTCCAGGTGCTCACCGGGGTGCTCGGGGACCGGCTCGTGGTGATCGCGGGCGGCAGCGACAATCCGCTGCAGGTCGCGAAGGCGCTGATCGGCCCGTACGCGGCGGGGCCCGTGGTCGCGGGACCCGTCGTACCCGATCTGCTGGCAGCGACGAAGTCCGCGCAGGCCGCCGCTGCCGGTCTCAAGGCGTGCGCCGCCTGGCAGGACGCCCCCCGCCCGGTGCTCGCCGACGATCTCCTGCCGGAGCGCGCCATCGCGTCGGACCCGGCCGCTCGTGTCCAATTGGTGGAGGAGATCTACAGACCGCTGGAGGAAGCGGGTTCCGCGCTCCTGGAGACTCTGAGTGTCTATCTGGAGCAGGCGAGCAGCCTCGAAGGCGCGGCCAGGATGCTCTTCGTCCACCCCAACACCGTCCGCTACCGGCTACGACGTGTGACTGACGTCACCGGGTGGTCACCCTCCGATGTGCGCTCCGCGTTCACGCTGCGAATCGCCCTGATCCTGGGGAGGCTGGCCGCCTTGGAGTCGAAGTCCTAA
- a CDS encoding ACP S-malonyltransferase: MLVLVAPGQGAQTPGFLTPWLDLPGTEDRLRDWSAAIGLDLVHYGTKADADEIRDTAVAQPLLVAAALLSARQLFPAGDLASAVGAVAGHSVGEIAAVALAGVVSDDAAMGLVRTRGMAMADAAAVTETGMSALLGGDPETTLPHLAKLGLTPANVNGGGQIVAAGTLEQLAALEADKPEGVRRVVALKVAGAFHTRHMSPAVERLEAAAAALDPADPVVPYVSNKDGETVATGQEILTRLVGQVANPVRWDLCMETFTHRGATALVELCPGGTLTGLAKRAMPGVKTLALKTPDDLDAARALIAEHSSTAE; this comes from the coding sequence GTGCTCGTACTCGTCGCTCCCGGCCAAGGCGCTCAGACGCCCGGCTTCCTGACTCCCTGGCTCGACCTCCCCGGTACCGAAGACCGGCTGCGGGACTGGTCGGCCGCCATCGGCCTCGATCTGGTGCACTACGGAACGAAGGCCGACGCGGACGAGATCCGCGACACGGCGGTGGCCCAGCCGCTGCTGGTGGCCGCCGCGCTGCTGTCGGCCCGTCAGCTCTTCCCCGCCGGTGACCTGGCGTCCGCCGTCGGCGCCGTCGCCGGGCACAGCGTCGGCGAGATCGCCGCCGTCGCGCTGGCCGGCGTGGTGTCGGACGACGCCGCGATGGGTCTGGTCCGTACGCGTGGCATGGCCATGGCCGACGCGGCAGCCGTCACGGAGACGGGCATGTCGGCGCTGCTCGGCGGCGACCCGGAGACGACGCTCCCGCATCTGGCGAAGCTCGGTCTGACGCCCGCCAACGTGAACGGCGGCGGGCAGATCGTGGCGGCCGGCACGCTCGAACAGCTCGCTGCGCTGGAGGCGGACAAGCCGGAGGGCGTCCGGCGTGTCGTGGCGCTCAAGGTCGCCGGGGCGTTCCACACCCGGCACATGTCACCCGCGGTCGAGCGGCTGGAGGCGGCGGCAGCCGCGCTGGACCCGGCCGACCCCGTCGTGCCGTACGTCTCGAACAAGGACGGCGAGACCGTCGCCACGGGCCAGGAGATCCTGACCCGGCTGGTGGGGCAGGTCGCGAACCCGGTCCGCTGGGACCTGTGCATGGAAACGTTCACGCACCGGGGTGCCACAGCCCTTGTCGAACTCTGCCCCGGCGGTACGCTGACCGGCCTCGCCAAGCGTGCGATGCCCGGGGTCAAGACGCTCGCGCTGAAGACCCCCGACGACCTCGACGCGGCCCGCGCGCTGATCGCCGAGCACTCCTCCACGGCCGAATAG